The Anolis carolinensis isolate JA03-04 chromosome 1, rAnoCar3.1.pri, whole genome shotgun sequence genome window below encodes:
- the mapk1ip1l gene encoding MAPK-interacting and spindle-stabilizing protein-like, translated as MSAADDFSLADALPDSSPAKNASVGSAKPAGQPPQAWPGSNPWNNTPSAPPAAPSGLPPNTSTSNVPFGPPPTGMYPSLPPGAPVPFPPPGSACPPGSPYPPPGPAPPGQYPPPNMPFPELPRPYGGPTEPAAPPPAVGPWGSMPAGGWGSTVGGQYPAPSVPYPPPGPYSAPTHTPGAAPTVPWGAVPPGPSPPAPFPPPTGSYPAPGLYPTPPNPYQVPPASAGAPSMPGGPHPYR; from the exons ATGTCAGCAGCTGATGACTTTTCG CTGGCAGACGCTCTCCCGGATAGTTCTCCTGCCAAGAACGCCTCTGTAGGCAGCGCAAAACCTGCTGGCCAGCCCCCCCAAGCCTGGCCGGGTTCCAATCCCTGGAACAACACTCCTAGCGCTCCCCCTGCAGCTCCGTCCGGATTGCCTCCAAACACATCCACCTCCAACGTGCCCTTTGGACCACCTCCCACGGGAATGTATCCTTCCCTGCCCCCTGGAGCACCCGTCCCTTTCCCTCCCCCTGGGTCTGCTTGCCCCCCTGGCAGTCCCTACCCACCCCCAGGTCCCGCCCCACCAGGGCAATACCCTCCACCAAACATGCCCTTTCCAGAGCTGCCCCGACCATACGGGGGTCCGACAGAGCCAGCTGCACCCCCTCCGGCTGTAGGGCCTTGGGGGTCCATGCCGGCCGGAGGGTGGGGTTCCACTGTTGGGGGTCAGTATCCTGCTCCCAGTGTGCCGTATCCTCCCCCGGGGCCCTATTCTGCTCCGACCCACACACCAGGAGCTGCTCCGACAGTGCCGTGGGGAGCCGTCCCTCCGGGACCTTCGCCTCCAGCCCCCTTCCCCCCACCCACAGGCTCCTATCCGGCTCCAGGATTGTACCCTACGCCGCCTAATCCATACCAAGTGCCACCCGCATCTGCCGGAGCTCCGTCCATGCCTGGTGGTCCCCAT CCTTACCGTTGA